A window of Lysobacter sp. TY2-98 genomic DNA:
CGGTAGGCGCGATCAGCGCGAGCCCGCGAGCGCTTCCGTGACACGGAAGGTCAGCAGATCCGGTCGAATGCCGGAGCCGACGGTCACAGTCCGGATGAAAGAAGACGGCGCCTGCAAGCAGGGCTTCGGCCGTGCGTGCGTTCGCCTCGTGCCTTGGGGCGTTTTTCGCTTCGTCATCCTGCGAGAAACGTTTTCCATGTCCAATTCCATCCGCTCCATCGCCGTCTTCGTCTCGGAGGCGTGCTGATGTTCACCGGCATCATCGAAGGCGTCGGCGCAATTGCCGCCGTCGAACCGCGCGGCGGCGACGTCCGCCTGCGCGTGGCTACCGGCACGCTCCCATTCGACGACGTGCGCCTCGGTGAGAGCATCGCCGTCAACGGCGTCTGTCTCACGGTGGTCGCGTTCGACGCGGCGTCGTTCGAGGCCGATGCATCGACCGAAACGCTGTCGCTCACCACGCTCGGCCGCCTCGGCATCGGTGCGACGGTGAACCTCGAACGCGCGATGCGTCCGAACGATCGCCTCGGCGGGCATCTCGTCAGCGGCCACGTCGACGGCGTGGGCACCGTCGTGTCCGTGCATGACGACGCGCGTGCGCAGCGCTGGCGCTTTTCCGCGCCGGCCGCACTGCTGCGCTACATCGCGAAGAAGGGTTCGATCTGCGTCGACGGCGTCAGTCTGACCGTCAACGAAGTCGATGCCGACGGCTTCGAGGTGGCGCTGGTGCCGCACACCGTGTCGCATACCGCGTTCGCATCCACGCAGGCCGGTGATGCGGTGAACCTCGAGATCGACCTCGTCGCTCGTTACGTCGAGCGCCTGCTGACCGGAGAGCGCGCATGAGCTTCGCACCGATTCCCGAGCTGCTCGAAGAGATCCGCGCCGGGCGCATGGTCGTCATAGTCGACGACGAGGATCGCGAGAACGAAGGCGACCTGATCATGGCCGCGGAGCTGGTGCGGCCGCAGGACATCAACTTCATGGTCACGCATGCGCGCGGCCTGGTCTGCCTGTCGCTGACGCGCGAGCGCTGCCGCCAGCTCGGCCTGCCGCCGATGGTGCGCGACAACACCTCGCCGCACCACACCAACTTCACCGTCTCGATCGAGGCAGCGGAAGGCGTAACGACCGGTATTTCTGCGTACGACCGCGCACACACCGTGCGCACCGCCGTGCGCCCCGACGCAAGCGCCGATGATCTCAGCCAGCCCGGCCACATCTTCCCGTTGATGGCGCAACCGGGCGGCGTGCTGAGCCGCGCCGGTCACACAGAAGCGGCGAGCGATCTCGCGTTGCTCGCCGGCATGGAGCCGGCCGGCGTGCTCGTCGAAATCCTCAATCCCGATGGTTCGATGGCGCGACGCCCGGAGCTCGAGGCGTTCGCGCGCGAGCACGGTCTGAAGATGGGCTCGATCGAAGAGCTGATCCGCTACCGCCTCGAGAACGAACACACCGTCGAACGCGTGGAGACGCGCGCCATCGATACCGAGCACGGCCCGTTCACGCTTGCCGTCTACCGCGACCGCGTCAGCCATGCGCTGCACTACGCGCTCGTGCGCGGCGACGTCGATCCGGCGACGCCGACGCTGGTGCGTGTGCACATGCTCAATCCGCTCGCCGACGCGCTGCACTGGCGTCGCGCCGACTTCGGGCCGGCGGTCGGCGACGTGCTCGCGCGCATCGCCGACGAAGGCCGCGGCGCGCTGGTGCTGCTGTCGGAGTCGTCGAGCGCCGACGCGCTGCTCGCGCGTATCCGCGAACAACCGCTGGAGGACGCCGAGCGTGGCGGCCTCGCCGAATGGCGTCGCAACGGGGCCGGTGCGCAGATCCTCGCGGACCTCGGCCTGGGCCGGCTGCGGGTGATCGGCACGCCGCGCAAGCAGATCGGCCTGGCCGGCTTCGGTCTGGAAGTCGTGGAATACGTCGATCCGGCGCGCTGAGGCGCGTCTCACCGGCCGCCCGCGGCGCACCCGTTAGAATTGCCGACCCTTTCCGCGAGCCCCCGGCCCATGCCGCACCTCGAAGGCGACCTGCGCAGCCCCGCGGGCGCGCGCTACGCCATCATCGCCAGCCGCTGGAACCCGCGCATCACCGACACGCTGGTCGCCGGCGCGCGCAAGACGTTCGTCGACCACGGCGTCGACGATGCGGCGGTCGACGTGATCCGCGTGCCCGGCGCGTGGGAGATTCCGGTCGCGGCCGCGCGGGTCGCGCATGCGGGTGCGCACGTCGCGATCGTCGCGCTCGGCTGCGTGGTGCGCGGTGATACGCGCCATTACGAGCAGGTGGCGGACGGCTGTTCCGACGGCCTCATGCGCGTGTCGCTCGACCACCGGGTGCCGGTCGCCAACGGCGTGCTCGCGGTGGAGCGGTTCGAGGATGCCGAGGCGCGTGCCGGCGGCAGCCACGGCAACAAGGGCGAAGAAGCGGCGCTGGTCGCCATTGAAATGGCGCACCTGCTGACGCAGCTGCCCGGAGCGAACGAATGAACAAGCATCCCCGCCGCGACGGCATCGATCCCGTGCTCCGCTCCCGCGCGCGCCGTCGCGCGCTGCAGGCCGTCTACGCCTGGCAGCTGTCGGGCGCGCCGGTGCGCGACGTGATCGCGCAGTTCGCGCACGAGCAGGCACGCGAGATCGCCGACCTCGAGTACTTCGAAGACCTCGTGCGTGGTGTCGACGCCCATCGCGACGCACTCGACGAAGCACTCGCGCCCTTCCTCGACCGCGACATCGACCAGGTCGATCCGGTCGAGCGCGCCGTGCTGCGCATCGCCGCCTATGAACTGCGCATGCGTGTCGACGTGCCGTATCGCGTCGTCATCAACGAGGCGATCGAAACCGCCAAGCGTTTCGGCGCCGAGCACGGCCACACCTATGTCAACGGCGTGCTCGACCACGCCGCGGCGGAGTGGCGCGCGCCGGAAGTGCAAGCCCCGCGCCGGCCGCGCTGACGGTCGGCGGTCCCGCGTCCGCATGCGCACGCCGGGCGAATTCGACCTGATCGAACGGATCCGCCGTCGCGTCGTCGCGCGTGGCGACGTCGTGCTGGGTATCGGCGACGACGCCGCATTACTCGCGGTGCCGGCGGATCGACAGCTTGTCATCGCGATGGACACGCTCAATGCCGGCGTGCATTTCCCGCACGACACGCGCGCCGCGGACATTGGCTGGAAGGCGCTGGCGGTGAACCTTTCCGACCTCGCCGCGATGGGCGCGGAGCCGGCGTGGTGCACGCTGTCGCTGTCGCTTCCCGAAGCGGACGATGCGTGGCTCGACGCATTCCTCGACGGCTTCAGTGAGCTCGCAGCGATGCACCACGTGGCGTTGGTCGGCGGCGATACCACGCGCGGGCCGCTGTCGATCTGCGTCACCGTGCATGGCTTCGTCGAACCGGGGCGCGCGCTGCGACGCGATGGCGCGCAGGCAGGCGACGACGTGTGGGTGAGTGGCACGCTGGGCGATGCCGCGGCGTCGCTGGCGCTGCGCGGCATCGGTTCGGTCAACGCTCCGCGCGATGTGTCGCCGGAAGTCGCTGCAGCATTGGCTGTGCGGCTCGATCGCCCAGCGCCGCGCATCGCGCTCGGTCGCGCGCTCGCCGGTCTCGCGACGGCATGCATCGATGTCTCGGATGGTTTACTGGCTGATGCAGGCCATATCTCGCATGCGAGCGGCGTAGCGCTGGCGATCGATATCGATGCGCTTCCGGCGTCCGACACACTGCGCGATGTGTTTGAAGGCGAAGCGCGCCGTCGTCTCCAGGCGGCAGGTGGCGATGACTACGAGCTCTGCTTCACCGCACCTGCGGACGCCACGGAGCGCGTGAAAACGCTTGCACGGGAAATCGGTGTGGGTGTCGCACGCGTCGGCCGCGTTGGAGTCGGTGCGGGTGTCGTAGCGTCGACATCGGATGGACGCGCATGGTCGATCGCGCGAACGGGCTTCGACCATTTCATGCCGAGCGCGTAGATGTTGCCGCGCCAGTGGCCTGCGGGCGACGAGGAGTTCCGGAACGGCTGCGAGCGATGTCGTGTTACGACGTCAACCGGTCGGCGTCAGTAGCGCTGGGGCGCCGAGCAACCCGTGCACACGCTCCCGCAGCATCGGCAGCACGTCCGCATCGAACCACGGGTTGGCCTTGAACCACGCGACGTTGCGCGGGCTCGGATGCGGCAGCGGGACCAGGGAAGGCGCGTACTCGCGCCACGCGCGCACCGTCTCGGTCAGGGTTTGCTTGCGTCGATCGCCAAGGAAGTAGGCCTGCGCGTACTGGCCGATGAGCAGGGTGAGGCCGACATTGGGCAACAGCGGCAGCAGCTGCGGATGCCACGTCGTCCGGCATTCGCTGCGCGGTGGTGCGTCGCCGCTGCCGGCGCGACCGGGATAGCAGAAACCCATAGGCACGATGGCGATGCGTGATTCGTCGTAGAAGGCCGCGGTGTCGACCTGCAGCCAGTCGCGCAGGCGTCGGCCGCTGGCGTCGTCCCACGGCACGCCGCTGGCGTGCACGCGCGTACCCGGTGCCTGCCCGACGATGAGCAGACTCGCGCTGGTCGATGCCCGCAGCACCGGGCGCGGGCCGAGCGGCAGATGCGCTTCGCACAGGCGGCAGGCACGGATGGAGTCCAGCAGGGCGTCGAGGGCCATGTCGCTGCGATGCACGACGTCGGCGGAACTCGCGCTTTACATGCGATTCAAGGCAACAACTTGCCGGGATTGAGGATGCCGTCGGGATCGAAGGTCGCCTTGACCGCGCGCATCAGCGCGAGCGTCGCCGGGGTCACCGCCTGCGGCATGAAATCGCGCTTGGCGAGGCCGATGCCGTGCTCGCCCGACAGCGTGCCGCCCACCGCCACAGTGAGGGCGAACACCTTCGACAGCGCAGCGTCCGCGCGCATGCACTGCGACGCGTCGTCCGCCCCGTAGAGGATATTGACGTGCAGGTTGCCGTTGCCGGCGTGGCCGAAGCACACGATCGGAAGATCGGCGTCGCGCGCGATGGCCTGCACGCCGTCGACGAGGGCGGGAATGCGCGACACCGGCACCACGACATCTTCGTTGATCTTGCCGGCGGCGAGCGTGCGCAACGACGGGGAGAGCGCCTTGCGTGCGGCCCAGAGCTTCTCG
This region includes:
- a CDS encoding riboflavin synthase, whose translation is MFTGIIEGVGAIAAVEPRGGDVRLRVATGTLPFDDVRLGESIAVNGVCLTVVAFDAASFEADASTETLSLTTLGRLGIGATVNLERAMRPNDRLGGHLVSGHVDGVGTVVSVHDDARAQRWRFSAPAALLRYIAKKGSICVDGVSLTVNEVDADGFEVALVPHTVSHTAFASTQAGDAVNLEIDLVARYVERLLTGERA
- the ribB gene encoding 3,4-dihydroxy-2-butanone-4-phosphate synthase; protein product: MSFAPIPELLEEIRAGRMVVIVDDEDRENEGDLIMAAELVRPQDINFMVTHARGLVCLSLTRERCRQLGLPPMVRDNTSPHHTNFTVSIEAAEGVTTGISAYDRAHTVRTAVRPDASADDLSQPGHIFPLMAQPGGVLSRAGHTEAASDLALLAGMEPAGVLVEILNPDGSMARRPELEAFAREHGLKMGSIEELIRYRLENEHTVERVETRAIDTEHGPFTLAVYRDRVSHALHYALVRGDVDPATPTLVRVHMLNPLADALHWRRADFGPAVGDVLARIADEGRGALVLLSESSSADALLARIREQPLEDAERGGLAEWRRNGAGAQILADLGLGRLRVIGTPRKQIGLAGFGLEVVEYVDPAR
- the ribH gene encoding 6,7-dimethyl-8-ribityllumazine synthase; this encodes MPHLEGDLRSPAGARYAIIASRWNPRITDTLVAGARKTFVDHGVDDAAVDVIRVPGAWEIPVAAARVAHAGAHVAIVALGCVVRGDTRHYEQVADGCSDGLMRVSLDHRVPVANGVLAVERFEDAEARAGGSHGNKGEEAALVAIEMAHLLTQLPGANE
- the nusB gene encoding transcription antitermination factor NusB, which codes for MNKHPRRDGIDPVLRSRARRRALQAVYAWQLSGAPVRDVIAQFAHEQAREIADLEYFEDLVRGVDAHRDALDEALAPFLDRDIDQVDPVERAVLRIAAYELRMRVDVPYRVVINEAIETAKRFGAEHGHTYVNGVLDHAAAEWRAPEVQAPRRPR
- the thiL gene encoding thiamine-phosphate kinase — its product is MRTPGEFDLIERIRRRVVARGDVVLGIGDDAALLAVPADRQLVIAMDTLNAGVHFPHDTRAADIGWKALAVNLSDLAAMGAEPAWCTLSLSLPEADDAWLDAFLDGFSELAAMHHVALVGGDTTRGPLSICVTVHGFVEPGRALRRDGAQAGDDVWVSGTLGDAAASLALRGIGSVNAPRDVSPEVAAALAVRLDRPAPRIALGRALAGLATACIDVSDGLLADAGHISHASGVALAIDIDALPASDTLRDVFEGEARRRLQAAGGDDYELCFTAPADATERVKTLAREIGVGVARVGRVGVGAGVVASTSDGRAWSIARTGFDHFMPSA
- a CDS encoding uracil-DNA glycosylase family protein, producing MALDALLDSIRACRLCEAHLPLGPRPVLRASTSASLLIVGQAPGTRVHASGVPWDDASGRRLRDWLQVDTAAFYDESRIAIVPMGFCYPGRAGSGDAPPRSECRTTWHPQLLPLLPNVGLTLLIGQYAQAYFLGDRRKQTLTETVRAWREYAPSLVPLPHPSPRNVAWFKANPWFDADVLPMLRERVHGLLGAPALLTPTG